One stretch of Amycolatopsis sp. NBC_00345 DNA includes these proteins:
- a CDS encoding MFS transporter, with product MRSAVLITMCAGMFLVQLDVTVVNVALPTIGAELNAGLAQLQWVVDGYSVVLAALLLTGGALGDVLGHRGVVLAGFAVFGAASALCGLAGSAGWLVAARAGQGVGAALLLPGTLAVITAAFPGRRERARALGVWAGVSALALPAGPLLGGVLVSLAGWRPVFWLNVPVVAVAAVATRRLVPPGVRKPGRVDVPGAATAAVALGSGVYAVIAGQPFAAVLAVAAAVAFVAVERRTREPMLPLDVLRSRQTMGANLVSRTAFGGLLRSSC from the coding sequence ATGCGATCCGCCGTCCTGATCACGATGTGCGCCGGGATGTTCCTGGTACAGCTCGACGTCACCGTCGTCAACGTCGCCCTGCCCACCATCGGCGCCGAGCTGAACGCCGGGCTCGCGCAGCTGCAGTGGGTGGTCGACGGCTACTCCGTGGTGCTCGCCGCGCTGCTGCTCACCGGCGGCGCGCTCGGCGACGTGCTGGGCCATCGCGGGGTGGTGCTCGCCGGGTTCGCGGTGTTCGGCGCGGCGTCCGCGCTGTGCGGGCTCGCGGGCAGCGCCGGCTGGCTCGTCGCGGCCCGCGCCGGGCAGGGGGTCGGCGCCGCGCTGCTGCTGCCCGGGACTCTCGCCGTGATCACCGCGGCCTTTCCCGGACGGCGTGAACGCGCTCGTGCGCTGGGTGTCTGGGCGGGCGTGTCGGCGCTCGCGCTGCCGGCGGGCCCGCTGCTGGGCGGCGTGCTCGTCTCGCTGGCCGGCTGGCGGCCGGTGTTCTGGCTCAACGTGCCGGTTGTCGCCGTCGCCGCGGTCGCCACGCGGCGGCTCGTCCCGCCGGGCGTCCGGAAACCGGGGCGCGTCGACGTGCCGGGTGCGGCGACCGCCGCCGTCGCGCTCGGCTCCGGGGTCTACGCGGTGATCGCGGGGCAGCCCTTCGCCGCGGTGCTCGCGGTCGCCGCCGCCGTCGCGTTCGTGGCGGTCGAACGCCGGACGCGGGAGCCGATGCTACCGCTCGACGTCCTGCGCTCGCGCCAGACGATGGGTGCGAACCTGGTGTCCCGCACGGCGTTCGGCGGACTGTTGCGGTCCTCGTGCTGA
- a CDS encoding ArsR/SmtB family transcription factor: protein MLEGDADIARTAALFADRARVRVLLALADGRSLAASVLAGEAGLSAPGVSAHLAKLLEAGLVTAERSGRHRFYRLAGPAPELLETLARFSPAGPVRSLKEGTRAQALRAARTCYDHLAGRLGVAVTAALLEREALVTVDGQPSTVRRAGDRISAQLKEHPYALGPAAETVFGALGVDLAAASASRRPLLRFCLDWSEQRHHLAGALGAALTDRFLDAGWLRRRAEAHRAVRLTPEGAVALRDVLGVTT, encoded by the coding sequence ATGCTCGAAGGAGACGCCGACATCGCCCGCACGGCCGCGCTGTTCGCCGACCGGGCGCGGGTGCGCGTGCTGCTGGCGCTCGCGGACGGCCGTTCGCTGGCCGCGTCCGTGCTGGCGGGCGAGGCCGGGCTGTCCGCGCCGGGGGTGAGCGCGCACCTGGCCAAGCTGCTCGAAGCGGGCCTGGTCACCGCGGAACGCTCCGGGCGGCACCGGTTCTACCGGCTCGCCGGCCCGGCGCCGGAACTGCTGGAGACGCTGGCGCGGTTCTCCCCCGCCGGGCCGGTGCGTTCGCTGAAGGAGGGCACGCGGGCACAGGCGCTTCGTGCCGCGCGGACCTGTTACGACCACCTCGCCGGACGGCTGGGCGTCGCCGTCACGGCGGCACTGCTGGAGCGGGAAGCACTGGTCACTGTGGATGGTCAGCCGAGCACTGTCCGTCGCGCCGGGGACCGGATTTCCGCGCAGCTCAAGGAACATCCGTACGCGCTGGGCCCCGCCGCCGAGACCGTGTTCGGCGCGCTGGGGGTGGACCTCGCCGCGGCGTCGGCGAGCCGGCGCCCGCTGCTGCGCTTCTGCCTCGACTGGAGCGAGCAGCGCCACCACCTGGCGGGCGCACTGGGCGCGGCGCTGACCGACCGCTTCCTGGACGCGGGCTGGCTGCGCCGGCGCGCGGAAGCCCACCGCGCCGTCCGCCTCACCCCCGAGGGCGCGGTGGCTCTGCGTGACGTGCTGGGCGTGACGACCTGA